The following are encoded in a window of Sebastes umbrosus isolate fSebUmb1 chromosome 7, fSebUmb1.pri, whole genome shotgun sequence genomic DNA:
- the ccdc153 gene encoding coiled-coil domain-containing protein 153, with translation MCLKGLSSQAASQQANMPPKKKTKKTTKKNPEKNESDLEAKYRRSTLDVAILQDHIAFQCESVQKVQSDRIDLRRRVRDTEQKLQHERQDHRDVNSDLSRQYKTMQTELTNKVKRMEEEVSHLKEELVLCQQELRKEKREREQVEREKDATIADLQHKLDNMETDYEKILHETLDGLTSQLSVARQGWEHKSTTLHQNYKELLSESGLNALHI, from the exons ATGTGCCTCAAAGGTCTGAGCAGCCAGGCAGCCTCACAGCAAGCAAACATGCCtccaaagaaaaaaactaaaaagaccacaaagaaGAATCcagaaaaaa ATGAAAGTGACTTGGAAGCAAAGTATAGGCGCAGTACTCTGGATGTAGCCATCCTGCAGGATCACATCG CCTTCCAGTGTGAGTCTGTACAAAAGGTCCAGTCTGATAGAATTGACCTGAGGAGACGCGTAAGAGACACGGAGCAGAAGCTGCAGCACGAGAGACAAGACCACAGGGACGTCAACTCTG ACCTCAGTCGCCAGTACAAAACCATGCAGACGGAGCTGACAAACAAGGtgaagaggatggaggaggaggtcagCCACCTGAAGGAAGAGCTTG TGCTGTGTCAGCAGGAACtgaggaaagagaaaagagagcgtGAGCAGGTGGAACGGGAGAAGGACGCCACCATAGCTGACCTCCAACACAAGCTGGACAACATGGAAACAGACTATGAGAAGATCCTGCAT GAGACTCTAGACGGCCTGACTTCCCAGCTGTCTGTGGCTCGACAGGGATGGGAGCACAAGAGCACAACCCTTCATCAAAATTACAAGGAACTGCTCTCCGAATCTGGCCTGAACGCGCTGCATATCTAA